A genome region from Geodermatophilus bullaregiensis includes the following:
- a CDS encoding 2'-5' RNA ligase family protein produces MSEPLVVTLLLEAEAQARFDRLRAEHFPAERNHLAAHVTLFHALPGEERPAVDAALARAAARPPFDVAVAGLQLLGRGVAYRLAAPELSALHARLAAEFDPWLTRQDRQRLSAHVTVQNKVAPAQARALRDRLEAGFTPHAVPARGLGLWRYLGGPWEPLAEHPFR; encoded by the coding sequence GTGAGCGAGCCGCTGGTCGTCACCCTGCTCCTCGAGGCGGAGGCGCAGGCGCGGTTCGACCGGCTGCGCGCCGAGCACTTCCCGGCGGAGCGCAACCACCTGGCGGCGCACGTCACGCTGTTCCACGCGCTGCCGGGGGAGGAGCGGCCCGCGGTCGACGCCGCGCTGGCGCGGGCCGCGGCGCGGCCGCCGTTCGACGTCGCCGTGGCCGGCCTGCAGCTGCTCGGCCGCGGCGTGGCCTACCGGCTGGCCGCGCCGGAGCTCTCCGCCCTGCACGCCCGGCTGGCCGCGGAGTTCGACCCGTGGCTCACCCGGCAGGACCGGCAGCGGCTGTCGGCGCACGTCACGGTGCAGAACAAGGTGGCACCGGCGCAGGCCCGCGCGCTGCGCGACCGGCTCGAGGCCGGGTTCACCCCGCACGCGGTGCCGGCCCGGGGGCTGGGGCTGTGGCGCTACCTCGGCGGCCCGTGGGAGCCGCTGGCCGAACACCCGTTCCGCTGA
- a CDS encoding O-methyltransferase has translation MTIAGEPRTGGTGGAAWADRYAAEDPVLAAARSRATALGGPPPVEPAVGATLAVLAAGAGARAVVSIGSGGGVHGLWLLRGMRPDGVLTVLDTDAAQLRAARQALADAGVAPGRTRLIFGTPAEVLPRLSPGAYDLVACAGRPAEYAAHLAALVGLVRPGGTLTCHGLLAGDRIGDRAARDPETVTWRDLARAVREDEDLTSAVLPIGTGLLVATRRA, from the coding sequence GTGACGATCGCCGGCGAACCGCGTACGGGCGGCACCGGCGGTGCCGCGTGGGCCGACCGCTACGCCGCCGAGGACCCCGTCCTGGCCGCCGCCCGCTCCCGGGCCACCGCGCTGGGCGGCCCGCCGCCGGTGGAGCCGGCGGTCGGGGCCACGCTGGCGGTCCTCGCCGCGGGTGCCGGGGCCCGGGCGGTCGTGTCGATCGGCAGCGGCGGCGGCGTGCACGGGCTCTGGCTGCTGCGCGGGATGCGGCCCGACGGCGTCCTCACCGTCCTCGACACCGACGCGGCCCAACTGCGGGCCGCCCGGCAGGCCCTCGCCGACGCCGGCGTCGCCCCGGGCCGGACCCGCCTGATCTTCGGCACGCCCGCCGAGGTCCTGCCACGGCTGTCCCCCGGCGCCTACGACCTGGTCGCCTGCGCGGGCCGCCCGGCCGAGTACGCCGCGCACCTGGCCGCGCTGGTCGGCCTGGTCCGCCCCGGCGGGACGCTCACCTGCCACGGCCTGCTGGCCGGCGACCGGATCGGTGACCGCGCGGCCCGCGACCCCGAGACGGTCACCTGGCGGGACCTCGCCCGTGCCGTCCGCGAGGACGAGGACCTCACCTCCGCCGTCCTGCCGATCGGCACCGGCCTGCTGGTGGCGACCCGCCGCGCCTGA
- the sigE gene encoding RNA polymerase sigma factor SigE, which translates to MSEAAAPPPTDEQPAASGAGEVWVAPTWEQVVRDHSARVYRLAYRLSGNAQDAEDLTQETFVRVFRSLADFSPGTFEGWLHRITTNLFLDMVRRRQRIRFDALPEDTERLPGTAPSPEQVYADTHLDPQVQAALDALSPEFRVAVVLCDIEGLTYEEIAATLGIKLGTVRSRIHRGRVQLRTALAHLAPRAATSAGATDPGAGA; encoded by the coding sequence GTGTCCGAGGCCGCCGCCCCCCCGCCCACCGACGAGCAGCCGGCCGCGTCCGGCGCCGGAGAGGTGTGGGTGGCCCCGACCTGGGAGCAGGTCGTGCGCGACCACTCCGCCCGCGTCTACCGGCTGGCCTACCGCCTCTCCGGCAACGCCCAGGACGCCGAGGACCTCACCCAGGAGACCTTCGTCCGGGTGTTCCGCTCGCTGGCCGACTTCTCACCGGGCACCTTCGAGGGCTGGCTGCACCGGATCACCACCAACCTGTTCCTCGACATGGTCCGCCGCCGCCAGCGGATCCGCTTCGATGCGCTGCCCGAGGACACCGAGCGGTTGCCGGGCACCGCGCCGAGCCCCGAGCAGGTCTACGCCGACACCCACCTCGACCCCCAGGTGCAGGCCGCCCTCGACGCGCTGTCGCCGGAGTTCCGCGTCGCCGTCGTCCTCTGCGACATCGAGGGCCTGACCTACGAGGAGATCGCGGCGACCCTCGGCATCAAGCTCGGCACCGTGCGCAGCCGCATCCACCGCGGCCGCGTGCAGCTGCGCACCGCCCTCGCCCACCTGGCCCCGCGCGCGGCCACGTCGGCGGGAGCCACGGACCCGGGGGCCGGCGCATGA
- a CDS encoding anti-sigma factor family protein, protein MSLPESHLAQEAIAALVDGELASGPAARAARHLGGCLECRMAVQAQREAKDALHAAADVAVPGDLLSRLCAIPFTADVPGGGGLGSLTAGPGQLTVTDSSGRWTVTLDDPPQTPSAPHQARWLRRGVAGTLAGLGIGVAVLAVNLPDGGATTPGVPPASVAGPSSPDERTEVVPPVVRTLTGGAGTGAVAPGATP, encoded by the coding sequence ATGAGCCTGCCGGAGAGCCACCTGGCCCAGGAGGCGATCGCCGCGCTGGTCGACGGCGAGCTCGCCAGCGGCCCGGCCGCCCGCGCCGCCCGCCACCTGGGCGGCTGCCTCGAGTGCCGCATGGCCGTGCAGGCGCAGCGGGAGGCGAAGGACGCGCTGCACGCCGCGGCCGACGTCGCCGTCCCCGGGGACCTGCTCTCCCGGCTGTGCGCCATCCCCTTCACCGCCGACGTCCCCGGCGGGGGCGGGCTCGGGTCGCTGACCGCGGGCCCGGGGCAGCTGACCGTCACCGACTCCTCCGGCCGCTGGACCGTCACGCTCGACGACCCGCCGCAGACCCCGTCCGCGCCGCACCAGGCCCGCTGGCTGCGCCGCGGCGTGGCCGGGACGCTGGCCGGCCTGGGCATCGGCGTCGCCGTCCTGGCGGTCAACCTGCCCGACGGCGGCGCCACCACCCCGGGCGTCCCGCCCGCGTCGGTGGCCGGGCCGTCGTCGCCGGACGAGCGCACCGAGGTCGTGCCCCCGGTGGTGCGGACGCTGACCGGCGGCGCGGGCACCGGTGCCGTGGCGCCGGGCGCGACGCCCTGA
- a CDS encoding S1C family serine protease, translating to MTSPDPREPGAADGERTVEAVAGDTPADVDGAVFARPAGATGPFDPPRRTGPAVPAPPSPSPAQQAAFGRPAAVPGSFAGDRPTPPPRPALPPPPEAVLRAFRAPAGQAGLQEPPGGRPGRRRTSAGPWWKPDARSDPWRDPHAPAGLTGPAVFAEESEQEGPVVVDRRGRRKLRLRDLSVRVAALVVLAVLLAGALGGGVGYLLTREAAETPLLAPGTTLSQTDEGVTREPGSVSDIAGAVTPAVVSIEVRVGEVGATGSGVVVDGENGYIVTNNHVVSGADGVEGAGIRAVFSDGTGSEARIVGRDPASDIAVVKVERPGLVTASLGSVDDLVVGDPVVAIGSPLGLAGTVTSGIVSALDRPVRLAGEGSDTNAVISAVQTDAPINPGNSGGALVDATGAVIGINTAIASLGGGSVGLGFAIPIDTAREVAEQLIATGAAVHASLGVNTRSVTDGTRDGALVLNVEPDSAAAAAGIRERDVVIAVDDLPVGSSEELVVAVDSHRPGDVVTLELIRDGASTTVQATLDQA from the coding sequence GTGACGTCACCCGACCCCCGGGAGCCCGGGGCCGCCGACGGCGAGCGCACCGTCGAAGCCGTCGCCGGCGACACCCCGGCCGACGTCGACGGCGCGGTCTTCGCCCGTCCCGCGGGCGCCACCGGCCCGTTCGACCCGCCCCGGCGCACCGGTCCCGCCGTCCCGGCGCCGCCGTCGCCCAGCCCGGCGCAGCAGGCCGCGTTCGGCCGACCGGCCGCCGTCCCCGGCAGCTTCGCCGGCGACCGCCCGACCCCGCCGCCGCGCCCGGCGCTCCCCCCACCGCCGGAGGCGGTGCTGCGCGCCTTCCGCGCGCCGGCCGGGCAGGCCGGGCTGCAGGAGCCCCCCGGCGGGCGCCCCGGGCGCCGCCGCACCTCGGCCGGCCCGTGGTGGAAGCCCGACGCGCGCAGCGACCCGTGGCGCGACCCGCACGCCCCGGCCGGGCTCACCGGACCGGCGGTGTTCGCCGAGGAGTCCGAGCAGGAGGGCCCGGTCGTCGTCGACCGCCGGGGCCGCAGGAAGCTGCGGCTGCGCGACCTGTCGGTGCGGGTGGCCGCGCTCGTCGTGCTCGCCGTCCTGCTCGCCGGCGCCCTCGGCGGCGGGGTGGGTTACCTGCTCACCCGCGAGGCCGCGGAGACACCGCTGCTGGCCCCGGGGACGACGCTGTCGCAGACCGACGAGGGCGTCACCCGTGAGCCGGGGTCGGTGTCCGACATCGCCGGCGCGGTCACCCCGGCGGTCGTGTCGATCGAGGTCCGGGTCGGCGAGGTCGGGGCCACCGGGTCCGGCGTCGTCGTCGACGGCGAGAACGGCTACATCGTCACCAACAACCACGTGGTGTCCGGCGCCGACGGCGTCGAGGGTGCCGGCATCCGCGCGGTCTTCAGCGACGGCACCGGCTCGGAGGCCCGCATCGTCGGCCGCGACCCGGCCAGCGACATCGCCGTCGTCAAGGTGGAGCGGCCCGGCCTGGTCACCGCCTCGCTCGGCAGCGTCGACGACCTCGTCGTCGGCGACCCGGTGGTGGCCATCGGCTCGCCGCTCGGCCTGGCCGGCACGGTCACCAGCGGCATCGTCAGCGCCCTCGACCGGCCGGTCCGGCTGGCGGGCGAGGGCAGCGACACCAACGCGGTGATCAGCGCCGTGCAGACCGACGCGCCGATCAACCCGGGCAACTCCGGCGGTGCGCTGGTCGACGCCACCGGGGCGGTCATCGGCATCAACACCGCGATCGCCTCCCTCGGCGGCGGCAGCGTCGGCCTCGGCTTCGCCATCCCGATCGACACCGCCCGCGAGGTCGCCGAGCAGCTCATCGCCACCGGCGCCGCGGTGCACGCCTCGCTCGGCGTCAACACCCGGTCGGTCACCGACGGCACCCGCGACGGCGCGCTGGTCCTCAACGTCGAGCCGGACAGCGCCGCGGCCGCCGCGGGGATCCGGGAGCGCGACGTCGTCATCGCCGTCGACGACCTGCCCGTCGGCAGCTCCGAGGAGCTCGTCGTCGCCGTCGACTCCCACCGGCCCGGCGACGTCGTCACCCTCGAGCTGATCCGCGACGGGGCGTCCACCACGGTGCAGGCCACGCTCGACCAGGCCTAG
- a CDS encoding twin-arginine translocase TatA/TatE family subunit, with amino-acid sequence MFDSIGWGEIVVLALAALFIFGPERLPTLARDAAAGLKRVRAAITGVRAQVDESLGDELAGLRDLDLRRYHPRTFIREQLLADDDAPPVRRGSATGTPGLVAGAATGATAAGLVEPSRDVARPRDRATPPPFDVDAT; translated from the coding sequence GTGTTCGACTCGATCGGCTGGGGCGAGATCGTCGTCCTCGCGCTCGCCGCGCTGTTCATCTTCGGCCCCGAGCGGTTGCCGACCCTCGCCAGGGACGCCGCCGCCGGGCTCAAGCGGGTCCGCGCGGCGATCACCGGCGTGCGGGCGCAGGTCGACGAGTCCCTCGGTGACGAGCTGGCCGGGCTGCGCGACCTCGACCTGCGCCGGTACCACCCGAGGACCTTCATCCGCGAGCAGCTGCTCGCCGACGACGACGCGCCGCCGGTGCGCCGCGGCAGCGCCACCGGCACGCCGGGGCTGGTCGCCGGGGCCGCGACCGGGGCCACCGCGGCAGGGCTGGTCGAGCCGAGCCGCGACGTCGCCCGACCGCGCGACCGCGCGACCCCACCGCCCTTCGACGTCGACGCGACGTAG
- a CDS encoding Mrp/NBP35 family ATP-binding protein: MSDTLTGSPALDAVNAALATVQDPEINRPLTDLGMVKDVQIGVEGDPGAVRVEVYLTVAGCPMRETITNRVTQAVSAVPGVTSVQVGLDVMSDEQRTELRKTVRGSDTAEPVIPFAQPGSLTRVYAVASGKGGVGKSSVTVNLAAALAKKGLSVGVVDADIYGHSVPRMLGVEDKPTQVDNMIMPPQSMGVKVISIGMFTPGNTPVVWRGPMLHRALQQFLADVWWGDLDVLLLDLPPGTGDVAISIAQLLPNAEILVVTTPQLAAAEVAERAGAIATQTHQQVVGVIENMSWMELPDGSRMEVFGSGGGQTVSDALTRTLGARVPLLGQIPLDTRLREAGDAGAPIVLAEPESAAAKALSAIADSLAVRQRGLSGMSLGLTPVRR, translated from the coding sequence ATGTCCGACACGCTGACCGGCTCGCCGGCGCTCGACGCCGTCAACGCCGCTCTGGCCACCGTCCAGGACCCGGAGATCAACCGTCCGCTGACCGACCTCGGCATGGTCAAGGACGTGCAGATCGGCGTCGAGGGCGACCCGGGCGCCGTGCGCGTCGAGGTCTACCTCACCGTGGCCGGCTGCCCCATGCGCGAGACGATCACCAACCGCGTCACCCAGGCGGTCTCGGCCGTCCCCGGCGTCACCTCGGTGCAGGTCGGCCTGGACGTGATGAGCGACGAGCAGCGCACCGAGCTGCGCAAGACCGTGCGCGGCAGCGACACCGCCGAGCCGGTCATCCCGTTCGCCCAGCCCGGCTCGCTGACCCGCGTGTACGCCGTCGCCTCCGGCAAGGGCGGCGTCGGCAAGTCCAGCGTGACGGTCAACCTGGCCGCCGCGCTGGCGAAGAAGGGCCTGTCGGTCGGTGTCGTGGACGCCGACATCTACGGCCACTCGGTGCCGCGCATGCTGGGCGTCGAGGACAAGCCGACCCAGGTCGACAACATGATCATGCCGCCGCAGTCGATGGGCGTGAAGGTCATCTCGATCGGGATGTTCACCCCGGGCAACACCCCGGTCGTGTGGCGCGGGCCGATGCTGCACCGCGCGCTGCAGCAGTTCCTCGCCGATGTGTGGTGGGGCGACCTCGACGTCCTGCTGCTGGACCTGCCGCCCGGCACCGGCGACGTGGCGATCTCGATCGCCCAGCTGCTGCCCAACGCCGAGATCCTCGTGGTGACCACGCCGCAGCTGGCCGCCGCCGAGGTGGCCGAGCGCGCCGGCGCGATCGCCACGCAGACCCACCAGCAGGTGGTCGGCGTCATCGAGAACATGTCGTGGATGGAGCTGCCCGACGGCAGCCGCATGGAGGTCTTCGGCTCCGGCGGCGGTCAGACGGTCTCCGACGCGCTGACCCGGACGCTGGGCGCGCGGGTGCCGCTGCTGGGCCAGATCCCGCTCGACACCCGGCTGCGCGAGGCCGGCGACGCCGGTGCGCCGATCGTGCTGGCCGAGCCGGAGTCCGCCGCGGCGAAGGCGCTGTCGGCGATCGCCGACTCCCTCGCCGTCCGCCAGCGCGGGCTGTCCGGGATGTCGCTGGGGCTCACCCCCGTCCGCCGCTGA
- a CDS encoding AzlC family ABC transporter permease: MSRSARAVVLRDAIGLGVAVGLYGVAFGAAADAAGLDPWQALATSLLMFTGASQFAMVGVLGAGGSGPAAIGSALLLGTRNTVYGVRLAPLLAPRGLLRRLGLAQWVIDETTALAVAAPDRGLARLGFLAGGATIYAVWNATTLVGALGAAALGETAQAALDAVVPAAFLALLWPRLRAGAEEPAVARRVALGGAAVALALTPFVPAGVQVVAAVVAVALAGRPRPDRREAA; the protein is encoded by the coding sequence GTGTCCCGCTCCGCCCGTGCCGTCGTCCTGCGCGACGCGATCGGGCTCGGGGTGGCCGTCGGTCTCTACGGCGTCGCCTTCGGCGCGGCCGCCGACGCGGCGGGCCTGGACCCCTGGCAGGCGCTGGCGACCTCGCTGCTGATGTTCACCGGCGCCTCGCAGTTCGCGATGGTCGGCGTCCTCGGCGCCGGCGGCAGCGGACCGGCCGCGATCGGCAGCGCGCTGCTGCTGGGCACCCGCAACACCGTCTACGGGGTCCGCCTGGCGCCGCTGCTCGCCCCGCGGGGCCTGCTGCGCCGGCTCGGCCTGGCGCAGTGGGTCATCGACGAGACGACGGCGCTGGCCGTGGCCGCGCCCGACCGCGGGCTGGCCCGGCTGGGGTTCCTCGCCGGCGGGGCGACGATCTACGCGGTCTGGAACGCCACCACGCTGGTCGGCGCGCTCGGTGCCGCGGCGCTGGGGGAGACCGCGCAGGCCGCGCTGGACGCCGTCGTCCCCGCCGCCTTCCTGGCCCTGCTGTGGCCACGGCTGCGGGCCGGCGCCGAGGAGCCGGCCGTCGCCCGCCGGGTCGCGCTCGGCGGCGCGGCCGTGGCGCTCGCGCTGACCCCGTTCGTGCCCGCGGGCGTGCAGGTGGTGGCCGCCGTCGTCGCGGTCGCGCTGGCCGGCCGGCCGCGTCCGGACCGGCGGGAGGCGGCGTGA
- a CDS encoding AzlD domain-containing protein, which produces MSSGTLWAVVVVGSLGCYLLKLAGLSVPAAWVERPWVTRVVTFVPAALLAALVAVQTLTSGQGLVVDGRLAGLAVAALALALRAPFIVVLVLAGATGALVHLLTT; this is translated from the coding sequence GTGAGCAGCGGGACGCTGTGGGCGGTGGTCGTCGTCGGCTCGCTGGGGTGCTACCTGCTCAAGCTGGCCGGGCTGTCGGTGCCGGCGGCCTGGGTGGAGCGGCCGTGGGTCACCCGCGTGGTCACCTTCGTCCCCGCCGCGCTGCTCGCGGCGCTGGTCGCGGTGCAGACGCTGACCTCCGGCCAGGGCCTCGTGGTCGACGGCCGGCTGGCCGGGCTCGCCGTCGCCGCGCTGGCGCTGGCCCTGCGCGCCCCGTTCATCGTGGTGCTCGTGCTCGCCGGCGCCACCGGCGCGCTGGTGCACCTCCTCACCACGTGA
- a CDS encoding DUF1003 domain-containing protein yields the protein MADGRRLDVPRGSPRGLGSYLRLDPDAVGRFAEGIARFLGTGRFLAVQTLIVIVWIALNVFAVRLRWDPYPFILLNLAFSTQAAYAAPLILLAQNRQADRDRVQAEEDRARAASTRADTEYLARELAALRVAVGELATRDFIRGELTRLSGEEGDDAEKRERKRRKQAERAERERRESVG from the coding sequence GTGGCTGACGGCCGGCGGCTCGACGTCCCGCGCGGCTCGCCGCGCGGCCTGGGCAGCTACCTGCGGCTGGACCCGGACGCGGTCGGCCGGTTCGCCGAGGGGATCGCGCGCTTCCTCGGCACCGGCCGCTTCCTCGCCGTCCAGACGCTCATCGTGATCGTCTGGATCGCGCTCAACGTCTTCGCCGTCCGGCTGCGCTGGGACCCCTACCCCTTCATCCTGCTCAACCTGGCCTTCTCCACCCAGGCCGCCTACGCCGCGCCGCTGATCCTCCTGGCGCAGAACCGCCAGGCCGACCGCGACCGCGTGCAGGCCGAGGAGGACCGCGCCCGGGCCGCCTCGACCCGCGCCGACACCGAGTACCTGGCCCGCGAGCTCGCCGCGCTGCGCGTGGCAGTGGGCGAGCTGGCCACCCGCGACTTCATCCGCGGCGAGCTGACCCGGCTGTCCGGGGAGGAGGGCGACGACGCCGAGAAGCGGGAGCGCAAGCGCCGCAAGCAGGCGGAGCGGGCCGAGCGGGAGCGGCGCGAGTCGGTCGGCTGA
- a CDS encoding magnesium transporter MgtE N-terminal domain-containing protein encodes MTTVTRAYVSRLAGLPVFDPNGDRVGRVRDVVVALRVGTATPRVLGLVVEVVARRRIFVPMGRVTSVDPGAVVLGSGTLNLKRFEQRRGETLVLGELLDRTVTIRESGRPGTVVDAGMEQTRTGEWQITRLAVQEPGRIGRRGQLHQLAWDEVSGLALPETGQGAETLIATYRELNAADLAHALQDLPIKRRHEVAEALDDQRLADVLGELPEAEQITILGTLEEARAADVLEEMDPDDAADLLAELSNVDRNRLLELMEPGEAEPVRQLLQYTEDTAGGLMTSEPVILTPDATIAEALARVREPELTPALASQVYVCRPPSATPTGRYLGLAHIQRLLREPPSTLVSGILDDLEPLRPGTPLAEVTHYFATYNLVAAPVVDEQGRLVGAVSVDDVLDHLLPEDWRERARRG; translated from the coding sequence GTGACCACGGTGACCAGGGCGTACGTCTCCCGGCTCGCCGGACTGCCCGTCTTCGACCCCAACGGCGACCGCGTGGGCCGGGTGCGCGACGTCGTCGTGGCGCTGCGGGTGGGCACCGCCACCCCCCGCGTGCTGGGCCTGGTCGTGGAGGTCGTGGCCCGCCGCCGCATCTTCGTGCCGATGGGCCGGGTCACCTCCGTCGACCCGGGCGCGGTGGTGCTCGGGTCGGGCACGCTCAACCTCAAGCGCTTCGAGCAGCGGCGCGGCGAGACGCTCGTCCTCGGCGAGCTGCTCGACCGCACGGTCACCATCCGCGAGTCCGGCCGGCCGGGCACCGTCGTCGACGCCGGCATGGAGCAGACCCGCACCGGCGAGTGGCAGATCACCCGCCTCGCCGTCCAGGAGCCCGGCCGGATCGGCCGCCGGGGCCAGCTGCACCAGCTGGCCTGGGACGAGGTCTCCGGCCTGGCGCTGCCCGAGACCGGGCAGGGCGCCGAGACGCTGATCGCCACCTACCGCGAGCTCAACGCCGCCGACCTCGCCCACGCGCTGCAGGACCTGCCGATCAAGCGGCGGCACGAGGTGGCCGAGGCCCTCGACGACCAGCGGCTGGCCGACGTCCTCGGCGAGCTGCCGGAGGCCGAGCAGATCACCATCCTCGGCACGCTGGAGGAGGCGCGGGCCGCCGACGTCCTCGAGGAGATGGACCCCGACGACGCCGCGGACCTGCTCGCGGAGCTGTCCAACGTCGACCGCAACCGGCTGCTCGAGCTCATGGAGCCCGGCGAGGCCGAGCCGGTGCGCCAGCTGCTGCAGTACACCGAGGACACCGCCGGCGGTCTCATGACCAGCGAGCCGGTGATCCTCACCCCGGACGCCACCATCGCCGAGGCCCTGGCGCGGGTGCGCGAGCCCGAGCTGACCCCGGCGCTGGCCAGCCAGGTGTACGTGTGCCGGCCGCCGTCGGCCACGCCCACCGGGCGCTACCTGGGCCTGGCGCACATCCAGCGGCTGCTGCGCGAACCGCCGTCCACGCTGGTCAGCGGCATCCTCGACGACCTCGAGCCGCTGCGGCCGGGGACACCCCTGGCGGAGGTGACCCACTACTTCGCCACCTACAACCTGGTGGCCGCCCCGGTCGTCGACGAGCAGGGCCGGCTGGTGGGCGCGGTGAGCGTCGACGACGTCCTGGACCACCTGCTCCCCGAGGACTGGCGGGAGCGGGCCCGCCGTGGCTGA
- a CDS encoding PhzF family phenazine biosynthesis protein, whose translation MAAPASVAYEVVDVFAPRAFAGNPLAVVLDADDLTTEQCQALANEFALSETSFLSAPTEPGASYRVRIFTPYAELPFAGHPSVGAAHTLVRTGRLPAGTLRQECGAGVLPIEVTEEGATLTGGRPTLEGGPDPAALAAAVGLGGADVVGLPAHVAGCGLPFAFLAVHPDVVDRAAPGPAALDTLGVGEGVSILSWDAATSTARARVFARDIRWGEDPATGSAALGAGVWLVATGLLAPGTTSSYTVRQGEAMGRPSVLSCTVAAAGGRATGATVAGAVVPVAAGRIRVPGW comes from the coding sequence GTGGCCGCCCCCGCCTCCGTGGCGTACGAGGTCGTCGACGTCTTCGCGCCGCGGGCCTTCGCGGGCAACCCGCTGGCCGTCGTCCTCGACGCCGACGACCTGACGACGGAGCAGTGCCAGGCGCTGGCCAACGAGTTCGCGCTGTCGGAGACGTCGTTCCTCTCCGCGCCCACCGAGCCCGGCGCCTCCTACCGGGTGCGCATCTTCACGCCCTACGCCGAGCTGCCCTTCGCCGGGCACCCGAGCGTCGGGGCGGCGCACACGCTGGTCCGCACCGGCCGGCTGCCCGCCGGCACGCTGCGCCAGGAGTGCGGCGCCGGGGTGCTGCCGATCGAGGTCACCGAGGAGGGCGCCACCCTGACCGGCGGGCGGCCGACGCTCGAGGGCGGTCCCGACCCAGCGGCGCTGGCCGCGGCCGTGGGCCTCGGCGGAGCCGACGTCGTCGGGCTGCCCGCGCACGTGGCCGGCTGCGGCCTGCCGTTCGCGTTCCTCGCCGTGCACCCGGACGTCGTCGACCGCGCCGCGCCCGGCCCCGCGGCCCTCGACACGCTGGGCGTGGGGGAGGGGGTGTCGATCCTGTCCTGGGACGCCGCGACGTCGACCGCGCGCGCCCGCGTGTTCGCCCGGGACATCCGCTGGGGCGAGGACCCGGCCACCGGGTCGGCCGCGCTGGGCGCCGGCGTCTGGCTGGTCGCGACCGGGCTGCTCGCGCCGGGGACGACGTCGTCCTACACGGTGCGCCAGGGCGAGGCGATGGGCCGGCCCTCGGTGCTGTCCTGCACGGTCGCCGCGGCCGGGGGGCGGGCGACCGGCGCCACGGTGGCCGGCGCGGTGGTGCCCGTGGCGGCCGGCCGCATCCGGGTCCCGGGATGGTGA
- a CDS encoding DMT family transporter yields the protein MVKDLPAPHRSHARGGTLQGGRVTAARSPWAVHRPGGRDVVLMGIAVVGVSFSGPLTALVTTSFLAIAFWRTAAGAALLVPVLLGRERATLTGLRPRQLGSSVVAGLFLAAHFAAWLPSLSMTTVAASTALVTTTPIWTALAARVSGVRLPAQVWWGLALAVVGVALIAGVDVTVSLEALAGDGLALLGAVCAGGYMLAGARARTRLATSAYSVVCYSTCAVALALAALVTGTALAGFSARDWWLIAAITVCAQLFGHTLLNLVLSSVGPTVVGLAVLLEVPGALLVALVLLGQTPPLLALPGMVAVIAGVALVVRAGRPPTPVEPVT from the coding sequence ATGGTGAAGGACCTCCCTGCCCCCCACCGCTCGCACGCTCGCGGCGGGACCCTGCAGGGAGGCCGGGTCACCGCGGCGCGGTCGCCGTGGGCGGTGCACCGGCCGGGCGGCCGCGACGTCGTCCTCATGGGCATCGCCGTCGTCGGCGTCTCGTTCTCCGGACCGCTCACCGCCCTGGTGACGACGTCGTTCCTGGCCATCGCCTTCTGGCGCACCGCCGCCGGCGCCGCCCTGCTCGTGCCGGTGCTGCTGGGCCGCGAGCGGGCCACCCTGACCGGGCTGCGGCCGCGGCAGCTGGGCAGCTCGGTGGTGGCCGGGCTGTTCCTCGCCGCCCACTTCGCCGCGTGGCTGCCGAGCCTGTCGATGACCACGGTCGCCGCGTCGACCGCGCTGGTCACCACCACCCCGATCTGGACGGCGCTGGCCGCCCGCGTGTCCGGCGTGCGGCTGCCCGCGCAGGTCTGGTGGGGGCTGGCGCTGGCGGTGGTCGGGGTCGCGCTGATCGCCGGGGTCGACGTCACGGTCAGCCTGGAGGCGCTGGCCGGCGACGGGCTGGCGCTGCTGGGCGCGGTCTGCGCCGGCGGCTACATGCTGGCGGGGGCGCGGGCGCGCACCCGGCTGGCGACGTCGGCCTACTCCGTCGTCTGCTACTCGACCTGCGCGGTCGCGCTGGCCCTCGCCGCGCTGGTCACCGGGACGGCGCTGGCCGGGTTCAGCGCCCGCGACTGGTGGCTGATCGCGGCGATCACCGTCTGCGCGCAGCTGTTCGGGCACACCCTGCTCAACCTCGTGCTCTCCAGCGTCGGGCCGACCGTCGTCGGGCTGGCCGTGCTGCTCGAGGTGCCCGGCGCCCTCCTTGTCGCGCTCGTCCTGCTGGGGCAGACGCCGCCGCTGCTGGCGCTGCCCGGCATGGTCGCCGTCATCGCCGGGGTGGCGCTCGTGGTGCGGGCGGGCCGACCGCCGACGCCGGTCGAGCCGGTCACCTGA